A region from the Paenarthrobacter aurescens genome encodes:
- a CDS encoding CarD family transcriptional regulator, protein MVFEVGETVVYPHHGAAKIEEIKMRTIKGEEKMYLKLKVAQGDLTIEVPAENVDLVGVRDVVGKEGLEHVFDVLRAEFTEEPTNWSRRYKANLEKLASGDVIKVAEVVRDLWRRDHDRGLSAGEKRMLAKARQILISELALAEKTDEEKAASVLDEVLAS, encoded by the coding sequence ATGGTTTTTGAGGTCGGCGAGACAGTAGTTTACCCTCACCACGGTGCAGCAAAAATTGAGGAAATCAAGATGCGCACCATCAAGGGCGAAGAGAAGATGTATCTCAAGCTCAAGGTGGCTCAGGGTGATCTGACCATTGAAGTTCCAGCAGAGAACGTTGACCTTGTTGGGGTCCGGGACGTAGTGGGCAAAGAAGGCTTGGAGCACGTTTTTGACGTTCTCCGCGCCGAGTTCACTGAAGAGCCTACCAACTGGTCACGTCGTTACAAGGCGAACCTGGAGAAGCTTGCTTCAGGCGATGTCATCAAGGTGGCGGAGGTCGTTCGCGATCTTTGGCGTCGTGATCACGATCGCGGCCTTTCCGCAGGTGAGAAGCGGATGCTGGCCAAGGCGCGGCAGATTCTGATTTCAGAACTGGCCCTGGCTGAGAAGACAGATGAAGAGAAGGCTGCAAGCGTTCTCGACGAGGTCTTGGCTTCCTAA
- the ispD gene encoding 2-C-methyl-D-erythritol 4-phosphate cytidylyltransferase, with product MSIPSKRAVTAVIVVAAGSGERLGYGMPKAQVPLGGETILMHALRGVVASDVARQICIAVPKGDTALRESIAEFTIDLVDGGPEISVVDGGSSRADSVRAAMAALEDGTELVLVHDAARALTPERVFQRVSDALSSGAKAVIPTMPVVDTIKTVTETSGTDAAIAPELVTGTAPREQLRAVQTPQGFELATLRRAHEAAGLFDDKQSAAVTDDAMLVELLGVPVHAVRGASQSLKITTPLDLIIAEGLLEGPLGIRWVEG from the coding sequence ATGAGTATTCCTTCCAAGCGCGCCGTAACGGCTGTGATCGTGGTTGCTGCCGGTTCCGGCGAACGCCTCGGCTACGGCATGCCCAAAGCCCAGGTACCGCTGGGCGGCGAAACCATTCTGATGCACGCCCTGCGCGGCGTGGTTGCCTCGGATGTTGCCCGCCAGATCTGCATTGCCGTGCCCAAGGGGGACACCGCACTGCGTGAGTCCATCGCCGAGTTCACCATCGACCTCGTGGACGGTGGTCCTGAAATTTCAGTCGTCGACGGCGGTTCCTCCCGAGCGGATTCGGTTCGTGCCGCCATGGCCGCCTTGGAGGACGGCACGGAACTGGTCCTGGTTCACGACGCCGCACGGGCTTTGACCCCCGAGCGCGTGTTCCAACGTGTGTCCGACGCCTTATCCTCAGGAGCGAAGGCCGTCATCCCCACCATGCCGGTGGTAGACACCATCAAGACGGTGACTGAGACCAGTGGCACCGATGCCGCCATAGCTCCGGAACTCGTGACGGGCACCGCCCCCAGGGAACAACTCCGTGCCGTCCAAACCCCCCAAGGTTTTGAACTGGCAACCCTGCGCCGCGCCCACGAGGCTGCCGGACTCTTTGATGACAAGCAGTCTGCCGCTGTGACGGACGACGCCATGCTGGTGGAACTCCTGGGCGTCCCGGTCCACGCTGTCCGCGGAGCGAGTCAGTCCTTGAAGATCACCACGCCCCTGGACCTCATCATCGCCGAAGGCCTGCTCGAAGGGCCGCTGGGAATTCGTTGGGTGGAAGGCTAG
- the ispF gene encoding 2-C-methyl-D-erythritol 2,4-cyclodiphosphate synthase, with product MVLPRTGVGIDVHAFAPEDDPQPLWLGGLFWEGERGLSGHSDGDCVAHAAADALFSACGIGDLGTHFGTDRPEYSGASGVKLLSEAARIVRAAGFEIGNVAVQFVANRPKFGPRREESQRVLSQAAGAPVSVTATTSDGLGFTGRGEGISAVATALVYPVSAHEDHATAPGPAKGAPHA from the coding sequence ATGGTCCTTCCTCGCACCGGAGTTGGCATTGATGTCCATGCATTCGCCCCTGAAGACGACCCGCAGCCGCTGTGGTTGGGCGGGCTTTTCTGGGAAGGCGAGCGAGGGCTTTCAGGGCATTCCGACGGCGATTGCGTAGCCCACGCTGCCGCCGACGCCCTCTTCTCCGCCTGCGGGATCGGGGACCTGGGTACCCACTTCGGCACCGACCGGCCCGAGTACTCTGGCGCGTCCGGGGTCAAGCTGCTCAGCGAGGCCGCCCGCATTGTGCGTGCTGCCGGATTTGAGATCGGCAACGTGGCGGTGCAGTTCGTAGCCAACCGTCCCAAGTTCGGGCCGCGCCGTGAAGAATCCCAGCGGGTCCTGAGCCAGGCCGCGGGTGCGCCGGTCAGCGTCACGGCAACCACCAGCGACGGATTGGGTTTCACTGGCCGCGGGGAAGGAATCTCTGCTGTTGCCACCGCCCTCGTGTATCCGGTATCCGCCCACGAGGACCACGCAACAGCGCCGGGACCCGCGAAAGGCGCGCCACATGCCTAA
- the cysS gene encoding cysteine--tRNA ligase — MTLRFYDTASAEVRDFVPIEDGKASVYYCGATVQGMPHVGHVRSAIAFDQLTRWLEFRGLRVTVVRNVTDIDDKILAKSAQSFGPDWDAEPSARQAEEWWALAYRYEQEFENAYDSLGVQRPTYEPRATGHIPEMHALIQRLIDRGHAYPALDDSGDVYFDVRSWSKYGSLTRQNIDDMQGAPDADPRGKRDPRDFALWKGFKDGEPVTAKWESPWGAGRPGWHLECSAMVTKYLGPRFDIHGGGLDLRFPHHENEMAQSQAAGDDFANFWMHNGMVTYEGEKMSKSIGNTVSPAEMLELASPRVVRYYLGQAHYRSVLDYRPTSLQEAAAAVERIDGFIHKASAKVGTGSLEVSPQANMPAAFITAMDDDLNVPQALGVLHETVRAGNTALASGDVDAAKTALCSVLSMTEVLGLDSVKRPEAVQGREHAALEVLIEAQLEARAAARAAKDWAASDAIRDTLAAAGVVVEDGADGATWSLKRD; from the coding sequence GTGACCCTGCGCTTCTATGACACCGCCTCCGCCGAAGTCCGTGACTTCGTTCCCATCGAAGACGGCAAGGCCAGCGTGTATTACTGCGGGGCCACTGTCCAGGGAATGCCGCACGTGGGCCACGTCAGGTCGGCTATCGCCTTTGACCAGCTGACGCGCTGGCTCGAGTTCCGGGGCCTCCGGGTCACGGTGGTACGCAACGTCACGGACATCGACGACAAGATCCTGGCTAAGTCCGCGCAGTCGTTCGGACCGGACTGGGACGCGGAGCCATCCGCGCGCCAGGCCGAAGAATGGTGGGCACTGGCATACCGCTACGAGCAGGAATTCGAGAACGCGTACGATTCCCTCGGCGTGCAGCGGCCCACCTATGAGCCCCGCGCCACTGGCCACATCCCGGAAATGCATGCGCTCATCCAGCGCCTCATCGACCGTGGCCACGCATACCCTGCATTGGACGATTCCGGCGATGTCTACTTCGACGTCCGATCCTGGAGCAAGTACGGCTCGCTGACCCGGCAGAATATTGATGACATGCAGGGAGCGCCCGACGCTGACCCCCGCGGCAAGCGCGATCCCCGCGACTTCGCGCTGTGGAAGGGTTTCAAAGACGGCGAGCCCGTCACCGCCAAGTGGGAGTCGCCTTGGGGCGCGGGTCGTCCCGGCTGGCATCTCGAATGCTCGGCGATGGTCACCAAGTATCTTGGTCCGCGGTTTGATATCCACGGTGGAGGATTGGACCTTCGCTTCCCGCACCACGAAAACGAGATGGCCCAATCCCAGGCTGCAGGCGACGATTTCGCCAACTTCTGGATGCACAACGGCATGGTCACCTACGAGGGTGAAAAAATGTCCAAGTCCATTGGCAACACCGTGAGTCCGGCCGAAATGCTTGAGCTCGCATCCCCGCGTGTGGTCCGCTATTACCTCGGCCAGGCCCACTACCGGTCCGTGCTGGACTACCGTCCCACCTCGCTGCAGGAGGCCGCGGCCGCCGTCGAGCGTATTGACGGTTTCATCCACAAGGCATCCGCCAAGGTGGGCACAGGTTCCTTGGAAGTGTCCCCCCAAGCCAACATGCCCGCCGCTTTCATAACGGCCATGGATGACGACCTCAATGTTCCGCAGGCGCTCGGCGTGCTGCACGAAACCGTGAGGGCAGGAAACACTGCCTTGGCTTCCGGTGATGTGGACGCTGCCAAGACCGCTCTCTGCAGCGTGCTGTCCATGACCGAAGTGCTTGGCCTGGATTCGGTGAAACGCCCGGAAGCTGTGCAGGGACGGGAGCATGCCGCTCTGGAAGTGCTGATCGAAGCCCAACTCGAAGCCCGGGCCGCCGCCAGAGCCGCAAAGGACTGGGCGGCATCCGACGCGATCCGCGACACCCTCGCTGCCGCCGGCGTCGTGGTCGAAGATGGTGCGGACGGCGCCACCTGGAGCCTCAAACGCGACTGA
- the rlmB gene encoding 23S rRNA (guanosine(2251)-2'-O)-methyltransferase RlmB yields the protein MANNGRRSVKQKKGPTTGTGGHGRKALEGKGPTPKAEERTYHKAYKNKQLAERSAAKRGSGTRQGGAGARSGPKGRATEELVTGRNSVVEALRAGIPAKALHVAIRIEMDDRVKESLKLAAERGIPLLETGKVELDRMTEDAVHQGLVLQIPPYEYEDAYDLAETTLAKWKKGHISNAPIFVALDGITDPRNLGAIIRSVSAFSGHGVIVPERRSVGVTASAWKTSAGAAVRVPVARASNLNNALKQFKNMGIYVLGLDGDGDVSLPDLTVATEPVCIVVGSEGKGLSRLVRENCDQIVSIPIDSAMESLNASMAVGISLYEVSRQRAAK from the coding sequence ATGGCCAATAATGGTCGCCGGTCGGTCAAGCAGAAGAAGGGCCCCACCACCGGAACCGGTGGCCACGGCCGCAAGGCCCTGGAAGGCAAGGGTCCCACGCCCAAGGCGGAGGAACGCACCTACCACAAGGCATACAAGAACAAGCAGCTGGCTGAGCGCTCCGCCGCCAAGCGCGGCTCGGGCACCCGTCAGGGTGGCGCCGGCGCCCGCTCCGGTCCCAAGGGCCGTGCCACTGAAGAGCTGGTCACCGGCCGTAACTCGGTGGTCGAAGCCCTCCGCGCCGGTATCCCCGCCAAGGCCCTGCACGTGGCTATCCGCATTGAGATGGATGATCGCGTCAAGGAATCCCTGAAGCTCGCGGCCGAACGTGGGATCCCGCTGCTCGAAACCGGCAAGGTGGAGCTGGACCGCATGACTGAGGACGCTGTCCACCAGGGCCTCGTACTGCAGATCCCGCCGTACGAATACGAGGACGCCTACGACCTCGCCGAGACGACTCTCGCCAAGTGGAAGAAGGGGCACATCTCCAACGCCCCCATCTTCGTTGCACTGGACGGCATCACCGACCCCCGCAACCTCGGCGCGATCATCCGCTCCGTCTCCGCGTTCAGCGGCCACGGCGTCATCGTCCCCGAGCGTCGCTCCGTCGGCGTCACCGCGTCCGCCTGGAAGACCAGTGCCGGTGCCGCTGTCCGCGTACCTGTCGCCCGCGCGTCGAACCTCAACAACGCGCTCAAGCAGTTCAAGAACATGGGCATCTACGTCCTTGGCCTGGACGGCGACGGCGACGTCTCGCTGCCGGATCTTACCGTGGCAACCGAGCCTGTGTGCATCGTTGTGGGCTCCGAAGGCAAGGGCCTCAGCAGGCTCGTGCGCGAAAACTGCGATCAGATCGTCTCGATCCCCATCGACTCCGCCATGGAGTCACTCAACGCATCCATGGCCGTTGGTATCTCGCTGTACGAAGTGTCGAGGCAGCGCGCCGCTAAGTAA
- a CDS encoding carbon-nitrogen hydrolase family protein, whose amino-acid sequence MRVALAQVITGRDPDSNLRLLEENARLAKEGGAELVVFPEAMMRAFGNSLLDIAQPLDGPWASRVRSLARELQLVIVAGMFTPGTPSDSGSPRVRNTLLVTGPGVETSYDKVHLFDAFGFAESDTVEAGTDPVTFDAGGLTFGVATCYDIRFPALFTANAQRGAVVNIVSASWGSGPGKADQWQLLARARAVDTTTFVLACGQGDPATRGIEAKGAAPTGVGYSAVVSPFGQVLEALEGEPGMIFYDLDPAVVEEARTKLPVLANRRDF is encoded by the coding sequence GTGCGCGTGGCACTTGCCCAAGTCATCACCGGCCGGGATCCGGACAGCAACCTGCGGCTCCTTGAGGAGAACGCCCGCTTGGCCAAGGAAGGCGGCGCGGAGTTGGTGGTCTTCCCCGAAGCCATGATGCGCGCGTTCGGAAACTCGCTGTTGGACATCGCCCAACCCTTGGATGGGCCGTGGGCAAGCCGGGTAAGGTCCCTCGCCCGGGAACTCCAGCTGGTGATCGTAGCCGGCATGTTCACCCCGGGAACTCCCTCAGACTCCGGGTCCCCGCGGGTACGCAACACTCTCCTGGTCACAGGCCCGGGTGTGGAAACGAGCTATGACAAAGTCCACCTCTTTGATGCGTTCGGCTTTGCCGAATCGGACACCGTTGAGGCCGGCACGGATCCAGTAACGTTCGACGCCGGTGGCCTCACCTTTGGTGTGGCTACCTGCTACGACATCCGTTTCCCGGCCCTGTTCACCGCCAACGCCCAGCGCGGAGCTGTGGTGAACATCGTCTCTGCCTCGTGGGGATCAGGTCCGGGCAAAGCCGATCAGTGGCAGCTCCTGGCCCGTGCCCGCGCGGTGGACACCACCACGTTCGTGCTCGCCTGCGGCCAAGGCGATCCCGCAACCCGGGGCATCGAAGCCAAAGGTGCCGCACCCACGGGCGTGGGGTACTCCGCCGTCGTGTCCCCGTTCGGCCAGGTACTGGAAGCCCTCGAAGGTGAGCCGGGCATGATCTTCTACGACCTCGACCCCGCCGTGGTGGAAGAGGCCCGCACCAAGCTCCCCGTGCTGGCCAACCGCCGCGACTTCTAA
- the glgX gene encoding glycogen debranching protein GlgX gives MVMPIFDTAAALDSSMPRPLGLSAPQPGVFDAQSAPDNSVNVAVFAPDLDRVEVVFQAPGEPWQSHILSNTEDGVHFGLVNGMPPGTRYGFRAAPGEGGLPLSIPAVDLDDDGGQPLLLDPYGRAVDQRGEFLTSVHVDTGFDWGEDHPPRTPMRTSVIYEAHVRGQTMLHPDIPEHLRGTYAGMAHPVMIQHLTELGITAVQLLPIHFHLDESHLQDLGMTNYWGYNTAAFFAPHAAYATEAARNAGPHAVQDELKGMIKLLHAAGIEVILDVVYNHTAEAGPDGPALSFRGLAETRYYRHDAHGRYLDTTGCGNTLDFSDPVVVDLALDSLRYWVNDFHVDGFRFDLAVTLCRDASNTFDPQHPFLQAIAEDPVLSGVKLIAEPWDVGYGGWQTGRFPQGWSDWNDHFRDGVRSFWLSDRAAMEAGGQGGSVASLAELMAGSANLFASSGRTRLASVNFVTAHDGFTLKDLVSYDRKHNEANGEQNRDGHGDNRSYNHGVEGRSENEAIVAARALSVRNLMATLLLSFGVPMITAGDEIGRTQQGNNNAYCQDNPTAWLDWSRTQEANAMFRTTRELVRLRRWFLRHQPESFPGSANDSSLQWFDDKGKKMTPARWNDPNVRSVQLLMGHEDSEIRGLISVNGSNQDVKMVLPEILSESGIGKRMFELRFTTSVLHERRKGALVASGERDILQANTINIYRT, from the coding sequence ATGGTTATGCCTATTTTTGACACAGCAGCTGCCCTGGATTCGTCAATGCCCAGGCCCCTCGGACTGAGCGCGCCCCAGCCCGGAGTTTTCGACGCCCAAAGCGCTCCGGACAATTCGGTGAACGTGGCCGTCTTCGCACCGGATCTGGATCGCGTGGAGGTGGTGTTCCAAGCCCCTGGCGAACCATGGCAGTCCCACATCCTGTCCAACACGGAGGACGGTGTGCACTTCGGCCTGGTCAACGGCATGCCGCCCGGCACCCGCTACGGCTTCCGCGCAGCCCCGGGCGAGGGCGGCCTTCCGCTGTCCATCCCCGCGGTGGATCTGGATGACGACGGCGGCCAGCCCCTGCTGCTTGATCCTTACGGCCGCGCCGTGGACCAGCGGGGAGAGTTTCTTACCAGCGTCCACGTCGATACTGGCTTTGATTGGGGCGAGGACCACCCGCCCCGCACACCCATGCGTACCTCGGTGATCTATGAGGCGCACGTCCGTGGGCAGACGATGCTCCACCCGGACATCCCTGAACACCTCCGTGGTACGTATGCGGGCATGGCGCACCCTGTGATGATCCAACATCTCACTGAACTTGGCATCACTGCCGTTCAGCTCCTGCCTATTCATTTCCACCTGGATGAGTCCCATCTCCAGGATCTGGGCATGACCAATTACTGGGGCTACAACACGGCGGCGTTCTTCGCCCCGCACGCCGCTTACGCCACGGAGGCGGCCCGCAACGCTGGTCCGCATGCGGTGCAGGATGAGCTCAAAGGCATGATCAAGCTGCTCCATGCGGCAGGGATCGAAGTCATTCTTGACGTGGTGTACAACCACACTGCCGAGGCGGGGCCTGACGGACCGGCCTTGAGCTTCCGCGGCTTGGCCGAGACGCGTTACTACCGCCATGATGCCCACGGCCGGTACTTGGACACCACCGGTTGCGGCAATACCTTGGATTTCAGTGATCCCGTAGTGGTGGACCTGGCGCTGGATTCCTTGCGGTACTGGGTGAACGACTTCCATGTGGACGGTTTCCGCTTCGACCTCGCCGTGACCCTGTGCCGCGATGCCAGCAACACCTTCGATCCTCAGCACCCGTTCCTGCAGGCGATTGCCGAGGACCCGGTACTTTCCGGGGTCAAGCTGATCGCCGAGCCTTGGGATGTTGGCTACGGTGGCTGGCAGACGGGACGTTTCCCTCAAGGATGGTCGGATTGGAATGACCACTTCCGCGACGGCGTCCGGAGCTTCTGGCTTTCGGACAGGGCTGCCATGGAAGCCGGTGGCCAAGGTGGCTCAGTTGCTTCATTGGCTGAGCTCATGGCGGGCTCCGCCAACCTCTTCGCATCCTCAGGACGCACCCGGCTGGCCAGCGTCAACTTTGTCACGGCCCATGACGGTTTTACCCTTAAGGACTTGGTCAGCTACGACCGCAAGCACAACGAGGCCAACGGTGAGCAGAACCGTGACGGCCACGGGGACAACCGCAGCTACAACCACGGTGTGGAGGGCAGGAGCGAGAACGAGGCCATTGTTGCCGCCCGTGCCCTTTCCGTCCGCAACCTCATGGCCACCTTGCTCCTGTCTTTCGGCGTTCCCATGATCACGGCGGGTGACGAGATCGGGCGCACGCAGCAGGGCAATAACAACGCTTACTGTCAGGACAATCCCACGGCCTGGCTCGATTGGAGCAGGACCCAGGAAGCCAACGCCATGTTCAGGACCACTCGTGAACTGGTGAGGTTGCGCCGCTGGTTCCTGCGGCATCAGCCGGAGAGCTTCCCGGGCAGCGCCAATGACTCGAGCCTTCAGTGGTTTGATGACAAGGGCAAGAAGATGACTCCGGCGCGCTGGAATGATCCCAACGTCCGCTCCGTCCAGCTCCTGATGGGTCACGAGGACAGTGAGATCCGCGGGTTGATCTCAGTGAACGGCAGCAACCAGGACGTGAAGATGGTGTTGCCGGAGATTTTGAGCGAATCGGGCATAGGAAAGCGCATGTTTGAGCTTCGTTTCACCACCTCGGTGCTGCATGAGCGCAGAAAGGGCGCGTTGGTGGCCTCCGGCGAGCGGGATATCCTGCAAGCCAACACCATCAACATCTACCGAACGTAG
- a CDS encoding ribonuclease domain-containing protein yields the protein MNRNRNKLVAFAALVIAVVVLVVAMVGGGSLTAQTTTPEAGSTSTSPAARSTAAANTAAASSAIANPSTLPAINASQLPKEARQTLALIAQGGPYPYERDGVNFGNFEGLLPKKSGGFYKEYTVPTPGEPDRGARRIIVGKDSAKYYTPDHYESFTFIEEDK from the coding sequence GTGAATCGCAACCGCAACAAACTGGTGGCCTTCGCGGCGCTGGTGATCGCCGTCGTCGTGCTGGTGGTCGCCATGGTGGGCGGCGGCTCGCTGACGGCGCAAACCACGACGCCGGAAGCCGGGTCCACGTCTACGTCACCGGCGGCACGCAGCACCGCAGCGGCCAATACAGCAGCGGCCAGTTCAGCCATTGCCAATCCGTCCACACTGCCTGCCATCAACGCCTCGCAGCTGCCCAAGGAAGCACGCCAAACGCTGGCCCTGATTGCTCAGGGCGGCCCGTACCCGTACGAGCGCGACGGCGTGAACTTCGGCAATTTTGAGGGATTGCTGCCTAAGAAATCCGGTGGTTTCTACAAGGAGTACACGGTGCCAACACCCGGGGAGCCGGACCGCGGCGCACGCCGGATCATTGTGGGCAAGGACTCAGCCAAGTACTACACCCCGGACCACTACGAGTCGTTCACGTTCATCGAAGAAGACAAATAG
- a CDS encoding barstar family protein: protein MKIYSADTWTLEELQEQISDAGRRTVLVPPASTKQAVLEVFGQVLDFPEYYGVNLDALNDSLHDYADALSEDDGGPVTMIWQVPAVYRTDRSFGVVCEILQDAESYAGRDLKVIAVFEN, encoded by the coding sequence ATGAAGATCTATTCCGCCGACACCTGGACCCTTGAAGAACTGCAGGAGCAAATCTCCGACGCCGGCCGCCGCACCGTCCTTGTCCCGCCGGCGTCCACCAAGCAGGCAGTCCTTGAGGTTTTCGGCCAGGTCCTCGATTTCCCCGAGTACTACGGCGTGAACCTGGACGCCCTCAACGACTCCTTGCATGATTACGCGGATGCCCTTTCAGAGGACGACGGCGGCCCTGTCACCATGATCTGGCAGGTCCCGGCGGTCTACCGCACAGACCGTTCCTTCGGCGTCGTCTGCGAAATCCTCCAAGACGCAGAGAGCTACGCCGGCCGCGACCTCAAGGTCATCGCCGTCTTCGAGAATTAG
- the glgP gene encoding alpha-glucan family phosphorylase, which produces MKAIRRFTVRTVLPEPIRPLARLATNLRWSWHRPTRELFASLSPALWEASQHDPIALLGSISREQLQDLANDGEVVERVQHAAADLDRYLSEPRWYQGLNEDAPAYIAYFSPEFGITEVLPQYSGGLGILAGDHLKAASDLGVPLIGVGLLYQAGYFKQSLSRDAWQQETYPVLDPDGLPLTLLRHPAKDGAQGKPVHISLPLPNGRELHAHVWRADVGRVPLLLLDSNVPSNDEAARGITDRLYGGGGDHRLQQELLLGMGGVKALRVYQELTGTPAPEVFHTNEGHAGFLGIERIQEAMSNPEHPLSWDEALAAGRASTVFTTHTPVPAGIDRFETVQIKHFFEAGLAPAVPTERILELGRENFDGGNPSVFNMAVMGLRLAQRANGVAKLHGVVSREMFAGLWPGFDHSEIPITSVTNGVHVPTWVDPRISALARTQFGAEAEAMGRWDLAYNVSDEDVWALRRELRAQLIDDVRRRLRASWKKRGAADAELGWTDSVLDPDVLTIGFARRVPTYKRLTLMLRDPARLKALLLDPKHPIQLVIAGKSHPADDAGKKMIQDLVKFTDDPQVRHRIVFLPNYDIAMARTLFPGCDVWLNNPLRPLEACGTSGMKAAINGSLNLSVLDGWWDEMYDGENGWAIPTANNNASSEERDDIEASALYELLETQVAPRFYGTTVAQGAGAAGPSESSRETVPTHWVSMIKHTLANLGPAVSAERMLHDYVNNLYCPAAVSGRRAVAESFKEAKELAAWTTKVRNAWPEVVVEHVDSVGVSEEPQVGDTLQVNAYVALNNLTPDDVSVEVAFGRAEESDELEDVVVAELDSVEDLGGGRHLFSGSLVINRSGSFGYTVRVFPKHSALASKAELGLIANA; this is translated from the coding sequence GTGAAGGCAATTCGAAGGTTTACAGTCCGTACCGTCCTCCCCGAGCCCATCCGGCCCCTGGCCCGGTTGGCGACCAATTTGCGCTGGTCCTGGCACCGGCCAACCCGGGAACTTTTTGCGAGCCTTAGTCCGGCTCTCTGGGAGGCCTCGCAGCATGACCCCATAGCCCTTCTGGGTTCGATCAGCCGCGAGCAGTTGCAGGACCTGGCCAACGACGGTGAAGTTGTGGAACGCGTTCAACACGCCGCAGCCGATCTGGACCGCTACCTCAGCGAACCGCGCTGGTACCAGGGACTGAACGAGGACGCCCCGGCCTACATCGCGTACTTCTCCCCCGAATTCGGCATCACCGAAGTGCTCCCGCAGTACTCCGGCGGCCTGGGCATCCTCGCCGGTGACCACCTCAAAGCTGCCTCGGACCTCGGCGTGCCGCTGATCGGCGTCGGGCTCCTCTACCAGGCCGGCTACTTCAAGCAGTCCCTCTCCCGCGACGCCTGGCAGCAGGAAACCTACCCCGTGCTGGACCCCGACGGCCTCCCCCTGACGCTTCTCCGCCACCCGGCCAAGGACGGCGCCCAAGGCAAGCCCGTTCATATCTCGCTGCCGCTGCCCAACGGACGCGAGCTTCACGCCCACGTGTGGCGTGCCGACGTCGGACGTGTTCCGCTGCTGCTGTTGGACTCCAACGTCCCCTCCAACGACGAAGCCGCCCGCGGCATCACAGACCGCCTGTACGGCGGTGGCGGCGATCACCGGCTCCAGCAGGAACTCCTCCTGGGCATGGGCGGCGTCAAGGCCCTGCGGGTCTACCAGGAACTCACCGGCACACCCGCGCCCGAAGTGTTCCACACCAACGAAGGCCACGCAGGATTCCTCGGCATAGAACGCATCCAGGAAGCCATGTCCAACCCCGAGCACCCGCTCAGTTGGGATGAAGCCCTCGCCGCCGGCCGCGCATCCACGGTCTTCACCACGCACACGCCCGTCCCAGCCGGGATCGACCGGTTCGAGACCGTGCAGATCAAGCACTTCTTCGAAGCCGGGCTGGCGCCCGCTGTGCCCACCGAACGCATCCTGGAACTCGGCCGCGAAAACTTCGACGGCGGCAACCCCTCAGTGTTCAACATGGCAGTGATGGGCCTACGCCTGGCCCAGCGCGCCAACGGCGTGGCCAAACTGCACGGCGTGGTCTCCCGCGAAATGTTCGCCGGGCTCTGGCCAGGATTCGATCACTCCGAAATCCCCATCACCTCCGTCACCAACGGCGTCCACGTGCCCACTTGGGTGGATCCCCGGATCTCCGCCCTTGCACGCACCCAATTCGGGGCCGAAGCCGAGGCAATGGGCCGCTGGGACCTGGCCTACAACGTCAGCGACGAAGACGTCTGGGCCCTCCGCCGGGAGCTCCGTGCCCAACTCATCGACGACGTTCGACGCCGGCTCCGTGCCTCCTGGAAGAAGCGCGGCGCCGCCGACGCCGAACTCGGGTGGACAGACTCCGTGCTGGACCCCGACGTCCTCACCATCGGATTCGCACGCCGCGTGCCCACCTACAAGCGGCTCACGCTCATGCTGCGCGACCCGGCACGCTTGAAGGCCCTGCTCCTGGACCCCAAACACCCCATCCAGTTGGTCATCGCCGGGAAGTCACACCCGGCGGACGACGCCGGCAAGAAAATGATCCAGGACCTGGTCAAGTTCACCGACGACCCCCAGGTGCGGCACAGGATCGTCTTCCTGCCCAACTACGACATCGCCATGGCACGGACGCTGTTCCCCGGCTGCGACGTCTGGCTCAACAACCCGCTCCGGCCGCTCGAAGCCTGCGGCACTTCCGGCATGAAGGCCGCCATCAACGGCTCGCTCAACCTCTCCGTCCTGGACGGCTGGTGGGACGAAATGTACGACGGCGAAAACGGCTGGGCAATCCCCACCGCCAACAACAACGCATCCTCCGAGGAACGCGACGACATTGAAGCATCAGCGCTCTACGAACTCCTGGAAACTCAGGTAGCACCGCGTTTCTACGGCACCACTGTTGCCCAAGGCGCCGGTGCCGCAGGGCCATCGGAATCCAGCCGCGAGACCGTGCCCACCCACTGGGTGTCCATGATCAAGCACACCCTGGCTAACCTGGGCCCCGCAGTTTCGGCCGAACGCATGCTCCACGACTACGTCAACAACCTCTACTGCCCGGCCGCAGTGTCCGGCCGACGCGCTGTTGCTGAGTCCTTCAAGGAAGCCAAGGAACTCGCCGCCTGGACCACCAAGGTACGCAATGCGTGGCCCGAGGTTGTGGTGGAACACGTGGACTCCGTGGGCGTCTCAGAGGAACCCCAGGTGGGCGACACCCTCCAAGTCAACGCCTACGTGGCCCTGAACAACCTCACCCCGGACGATGTCTCAGTGGAGGTGGCCTTCGGTCGCGCTGAGGAATCCGATGAACTCGAGGACGTGGTGGTGGCTGAACTGGACTCCGTTGAAGACCTCGGCGGCGGACGCCACCTGTTCAGCGGCTCCCTGGTGATCAACCGCTCCGGCTCCTTCGGTTACACCGTCCGGGTGTTCCCGAAGCACTCGGCGTTGGCATCCAAGGCTGAACTGGGGTTGATCGCGAACGCCTAA